From the Candidatus Krumholzibacteriota bacterium genome, one window contains:
- a CDS encoding PAS domain S-box protein has protein sequence MKDKADKLYFTERLFESSPVAMIYLSRTLRITMINRAANELVGYPNSFLYGRRISSIMKWNRLKKVFSNIRDGKLIPLMGYPTRFINRCEKEVPVRLRISSMKDECGEIEGYLLTAVDMREVKDMQIGLLEAERFTAITETAVSVKHEINNPLCSILGNIQLILMENNDIDPANSKRLKSIEKQIYRIQQITYKLGKIVKPTLKEYIDGKKMLDVEASSVSEKTFTP, from the coding sequence ATGAAAGATAAAGCAGATAAATTATATTTTACTGAAAGGCTATTCGAAAGTTCTCCCGTGGCGATGATCTATCTGAGCAGGACTTTAAGAATAACAATGATCAACCGGGCAGCGAATGAATTGGTCGGTTATCCAAACAGTTTTCTCTATGGGCGAAGAATCAGCTCGATTATGAAGTGGAATAGATTAAAAAAGGTATTTAGCAACATAAGAGACGGGAAATTGATTCCACTGATGGGATATCCGACAAGGTTTATAAACAGATGTGAAAAAGAGGTTCCCGTCAGACTGAGAATTTCTTCCATGAAAGATGAGTGCGGCGAAATTGAGGGGTACCTGCTGACCGCGGTGGATATGAGAGAAGTAAAAGATATGCAAATAGGACTATTGGAAGCTGAGAGATTCACAGCAATAACAGAAACCGCTGTCAGTGTAAAACATGAAATCAATAATCCTCTATGTTCTATACTGGGGAATATTCAATTGATTCTCATGGAGAATAATGATATTGATCCGGCAAATTCAAAAAGACTAAAGAGTATTGAAAAACAAATATATAGAATTCAACAAATAACATATAAACTTGGCAAAATAGTAAAACCAACCCTCAAGGAATATATAGATGGCAAGAAAATGCTTGATGTTGAAGCTTCATCCGTATCAGAAAAAACTTTTACCCCTTGA
- a CDS encoding HAMP domain-containing sensor histidine kinase: MMFDLYTHILERIRRLSPKTIDSLLSILDSEFKDHYRGIYACAIDIPSKNVIYLSNAISGIDESDIRPILRLEKQDNYRLEVINKKHSNKNKMTSIGAVNIPLYHENECFGHFSMLISDLDSTQFNDRKNKLLSEILSLLVVQFILPSSRNIIKNESDFLRRRLFRGLKDSSIMRSTLMRMMDLSGAEYCAFCSEDAGRNVHIMLDGKELNSEVPDITNKVVSAFAKVADSGRDSSEYSEKVYYRTVRSNIKYLVGKTSIKSYFLAPVTRDSSIRGIVFFGSFRKRAFTANDISYFKDMGGTRCNTETVLYSGGGEAESLKDIINILPFGTALVSENGDISYNNPKFRKILKMGDADYRSVADIYRLTGYNFQDLCDELKIFRDRINDRKIVSAKSDKEVLIVNWISIKGISREFDSILMIDYAEKESNFDKKMLSIIAHEIRTPISALKNSLKILSQEESVSSRELTGKSVNVSREKFFETALRTADRLNLIVDGLVDVFSEGIKANSLKIERAKARSFIESATHIFKGPLDKKGITLSINIDDNVSDIEVDLHKMEQIIQNLLSNSCKNVPAGGKIELSVLPVSPPSDTLISALPWEYISSPQIIDVCVKDSGRGFPPDVIKNVNSMAVDYLERKRRTIGLGLYISGTLARLHGGILRIGNNDNGGSSSHVYLPADLKSRTVMKTVFSIDNMIREMIKKGDTPILYILTKKDTKCWFDLIGMWNKYPSVYPDETKGLNADIFTWPLWERCAFVLASERIYLSDPKELFSGNKNGSGYANCNWEERVRIGWGISFHEGGNTRELIMSAKEKLENLQEIPV; the protein is encoded by the coding sequence ATGATGTTTGATTTGTATACACATATTCTAGAGAGGATAAGAAGGTTATCTCCAAAAACGATAGATTCCCTTTTATCTATTCTTGATTCAGAATTCAAGGATCACTACCGCGGAATTTACGCCTGCGCTATTGATATCCCTTCTAAGAATGTAATCTACCTTTCTAACGCGATATCAGGTATTGATGAGAGTGATATTCGTCCAATTCTCCGGCTGGAAAAACAGGATAATTACAGATTGGAAGTTATCAACAAAAAGCATTCTAATAAAAATAAGATGACTTCTATCGGGGCTGTAAATATCCCACTTTATCATGAAAATGAATGTTTTGGTCATTTTTCAATGTTGATCAGCGATCTTGATTCAACTCAATTTAATGATAGAAAAAACAAACTTCTATCGGAGATTTTATCCCTTTTAGTAGTTCAGTTTATATTACCATCCAGTCGGAATATCATCAAGAATGAAAGTGACTTTCTCAGGCGGAGGCTTTTTAGGGGGTTGAAAGACAGTAGTATAATGCGTTCAACATTAATGAGAATGATGGATCTTTCAGGTGCCGAATATTGTGCTTTTTGTTCAGAAGATGCCGGCAGAAATGTGCATATTATGCTGGATGGGAAAGAACTAAATTCGGAAGTTCCAGATATTACTAATAAAGTCGTAAGCGCCTTCGCCAAAGTTGCCGATTCAGGCAGGGATTCCTCGGAATATTCGGAGAAAGTATATTACAGAACCGTAAGAAGTAATATAAAGTATCTTGTAGGTAAAACTTCGATTAAGAGCTATTTTCTTGCGCCTGTAACGCGCGATTCATCGATAAGGGGAATCGTTTTCTTCGGAAGTTTCAGAAAAAGGGCTTTTACAGCAAATGATATATCATATTTCAAAGATATGGGGGGAACCAGGTGTAATACAGAAACGGTATTATATAGTGGCGGAGGCGAAGCAGAGAGTTTGAAGGACATTATTAATATTTTGCCCTTTGGGACGGCGCTTGTTTCCGAAAACGGCGATATTTCTTATAACAATCCCAAATTCCGTAAAATTCTTAAAATGGGTGATGCCGATTATAGATCAGTAGCGGATATTTACAGATTAACAGGGTACAATTTCCAGGATTTGTGTGATGAATTAAAAATTTTCAGAGACAGAATAAACGACAGAAAAATAGTATCGGCAAAATCAGATAAAGAAGTTCTTATTGTGAACTGGATTTCTATTAAAGGTATTTCAAGAGAGTTCGATTCAATTCTAATGATAGATTACGCGGAGAAAGAAAGTAATTTCGATAAAAAAATGCTATCAATTATAGCACATGAAATAAGAACACCAATCTCCGCCCTCAAAAATTCTCTGAAAATACTGTCTCAGGAGGAATCCGTATCATCCAGGGAGCTGACAGGGAAGAGTGTTAATGTTTCAAGGGAAAAATTCTTCGAGACTGCTCTGCGTACGGCCGACAGGTTGAACCTTATTGTCGACGGTTTAGTTGATGTATTCTCAGAAGGGATCAAAGCCAACTCGTTAAAGATCGAGAGAGCCAAGGCGCGTTCATTTATTGAATCTGCTACCCATATCTTTAAAGGTCCTCTAGATAAAAAAGGGATAACTCTAAGCATAAATATTGACGATAATGTTTCTGATATTGAAGTAGACCTGCACAAAATGGAGCAGATCATTCAAAATTTACTCTCAAACAGTTGTAAGAATGTGCCTGCCGGAGGCAAAATTGAGCTTTCAGTCTTGCCCGTATCCCCTCCTTCCGATACCTTGATTTCAGCTCTTCCGTGGGAGTACATTTCCAGCCCTCAAATTATAGATGTATGTGTTAAAGACAGCGGCAGAGGATTTCCTCCTGATGTGATTAAGAATGTGAACAGCATGGCTGTAGATTATTTAGAGCGTAAAAGGAGAACAATCGGATTGGGGCTTTATATATCCGGCACTTTAGCCAGATTACACGGCGGGATATTAAGGATTGGCAATAACGATAACGGGGGGAGCTCATCTCATGTCTATCTTCCGGCTGACTTGAAATCGAGAACTGTTATGAAAACGGTCTTCAGTATAGATAATATGATAAGAGAAATGATAAAGAAGGGAGATACTCCGATCTTATACATTTTGACGAAGAAGGATACAAAATGCTGGTTTGATCTAATAGGCATGTGGAACAAATATCCTTCTGTGTATCCGGATGAGACGAAGGGATTGAACGCGGATATATTTACTTGGCCTTTGTGGGAAAGGTGCGCGTTTGTTCTCGCGTCAGAAAGAATATATCTGTCAGACCCTAAAGAGTTGTTTTCTGGTAATAAAAATGGATCAGGATATGCCAATTGTAACTGGGAAGAACGTGTTAGAATTGGATGGGGGATAAGTTTTCATGAAGGAGGTAATACTAGAGAATTGATAATGAGTGCAAAGGAGAAACTGGAAAATCTTCAAGAGATACCGGTTTAG
- the galE gene encoding UDP-glucose 4-epimerase GalE, producing the protein MRILVTGGAGYIGSVVSEYLLDEGHQVIIVDDLSTGHRDAVDKRAEFFELNLFDSESLEDILADGIEAVCHFAAFSRVGESMTNPLKYYGNNVCGAISLLDSMKRAGVRLFLFSSTAAVYGEPEIIPITEDSGLNPVNPYGNTKLAVERLLEDCSSAWGLKPLSLRYFNAAGATELHGEDHNPESHLIPLVLDVVEGKREELIVFGDDYPTEDGTCIRDYIHVKDLATAHVLGLEKLSEGYSGALNLGGGRGVSVLEIVKAVSKVTGKRVNYRVGARRKGDPVSLVASSERAYSVLGWKRLFSEIENIIEDASNWRKNFSEGYRK; encoded by the coding sequence ATGAGGATTCTTGTAACCGGCGGGGCTGGATATATAGGCAGTGTTGTAAGTGAATATCTGCTCGACGAAGGTCATCAGGTTATAATTGTTGATGACTTGTCTACCGGGCATAGAGACGCGGTTGACAAAAGGGCCGAATTTTTTGAGCTGAATCTCTTTGACTCCGAATCGCTCGAAGATATTTTAGCTGACGGCATTGAAGCTGTATGTCATTTTGCCGCCTTTTCCAGGGTGGGTGAATCCATGACAAATCCCTTAAAGTACTACGGGAACAATGTGTGTGGAGCAATATCCCTGCTTGATTCTATGAAGAGAGCTGGAGTTCGCCTTTTTCTTTTTTCATCCACGGCCGCTGTTTATGGAGAGCCTGAAATAATTCCTATTACTGAAGACTCAGGTCTTAACCCCGTAAATCCATATGGTAATACTAAGCTTGCTGTAGAGAGACTCCTTGAGGATTGCTCCTCGGCGTGGGGACTGAAACCCCTTTCTTTACGCTATTTTAATGCGGCAGGCGCGACTGAACTCCACGGAGAGGATCACAATCCGGAATCTCATCTGATCCCTCTGGTTCTGGATGTTGTGGAGGGAAAGAGGGAGGAACTGATTGTTTTTGGTGATGATTATCCCACGGAGGACGGAACCTGCATCAGGGATTATATTCATGTTAAGGACTTAGCGACAGCTCATGTCCTTGGACTGGAAAAACTCTCCGAGGGCTATTCCGGAGCTCTTAACCTTGGGGGCGGCAGGGGAGTTTCAGTCCTGGAAATAGTCAAAGCGGTGTCGAAAGTTACGGGAAAGAGAGTAAACTACAGAGTTGGAGCGAGACGTAAGGGTGATCCTGTTTCCCTTGTGGCCTCATCTGAGAGAGCTTATTCGGTTCTGGGCTGGAAGAGATTATTCTCCGAAATTGAGAATATCATCGAGGACGCCTCAAACTGGCGTAAGAATTTTTCAGAGGGATATCGTAAGTAA
- a CDS encoding OmpA family protein translates to MKSLVVLLMIAAVIMTPVDLMSSNTSWNGTAGLLRVYGANTIGSGKLVFSLGTSYSRRSDLEFSSDPVDYNFMISRAGVTLGLSRYMEVSAAIDVRNWILQSPDDTWYYGGLGDTRANLKLCLPLPTERIKLGALTSASFPTGEKDRMFSTDAVDYSITGLATLDLTDITDFVPTRVHLNTGYHVNRNENGFGILTTLNPFQEGFYPPAYPATPDGEESSYNDMFRLGTGVEFILKERSRIFAEFVWDEFRNADFGDSLNTSTYTITPGFSLASADGVELLMAIEINLNSEDSPSVKNPPDWFAYAALSFGGFVIPQDADKDGIEDKLDKCPQEAEDVDGFEDEDGCPDLDNDGDGIKDVVDKCPDLAEDFDGFEDEDGCPDLDNDGDGIADVDDRCPNEPEDFDGIQDSDGCPDVIQDTDGDGVPDDSDKCPEKKEDPDGYQDEDGCPDLDNDLDGIPDDKDKCPNAPETFNGYEDEDGCPDERPIKQKFILKGVHFESGSSKLTPDSYSVLDRVVKTLKAYPEVKVEIRGYTDSVGSWEANLKLSEKRANSVKEYLLNSGLASDRLVTEGYGEADPVESNETAEGRASNRRIEFHRLN, encoded by the coding sequence ATGAAATCACTAGTCGTTTTACTTATGATTGCCGCCGTAATAATGACACCCGTTGATCTAATGAGTAGTAATACTTCATGGAACGGCACTGCCGGCCTCTTGAGGGTTTACGGAGCTAATACAATAGGAAGCGGTAAACTCGTATTCTCGCTTGGCACCTCATATTCAAGACGTTCGGATTTAGAATTTTCATCAGATCCTGTTGATTACAATTTTATGATTTCCAGGGCGGGAGTAACTCTCGGTTTAAGCAGGTATATGGAGGTTTCAGCCGCTATTGATGTTAGAAACTGGATATTGCAGAGTCCAGATGATACCTGGTATTACGGGGGGCTCGGAGACACAAGGGCTAACCTGAAATTATGTCTGCCTCTACCTACAGAGCGTATAAAACTGGGGGCTTTGACTTCAGCGAGTTTTCCTACCGGTGAAAAGGACAGGATGTTTTCAACGGATGCAGTTGATTACAGTATTACGGGGTTAGCCACATTGGATTTAACAGATATTACTGATTTTGTTCCTACAAGAGTACATTTGAATACAGGTTATCATGTAAACAGGAATGAGAATGGTTTTGGAATATTAACTACGTTGAATCCTTTTCAAGAAGGTTTTTACCCGCCGGCTTATCCGGCTACACCAGATGGTGAAGAAAGCAGTTATAATGATATGTTCCGTTTGGGGACTGGCGTTGAATTTATACTGAAGGAAAGATCAAGAATTTTTGCTGAATTTGTATGGGATGAATTCAGAAATGCTGATTTTGGTGATTCACTAAATACTAGTACATATACGATAACTCCCGGATTCAGTTTGGCTTCAGCGGACGGGGTTGAGCTCTTAATGGCTATTGAGATCAATTTGAACTCAGAGGATTCGCCTTCCGTAAAGAACCCGCCGGACTGGTTCGCTTATGCCGCTCTGTCGTTTGGCGGGTTTGTAATCCCGCAGGACGCGGATAAGGACGGCATCGAGGATAAACTTGATAAATGTCCCCAAGAAGCTGAGGACGTTGATGGTTTTGAGGATGAGGATGGATGCCCCGACCTTGATAATGATGGAGACGGAATAAAGGATGTAGTTGATAAGTGCCCCGATCTGGCAGAAGACTTTGACGGGTTCGAAGATGAAGATGGTTGTCCCGACCTTGATAATGATGGAGACGGGATAGCGGATGTCGATGACAGATGTCCTAATGAGCCTGAGGATTTCGACGGCATCCAGGATAGCGACGGTTGTCCGGATGTAATTCAAGATACTGATGGAGACGGTGTTCCTGATGATTCAGATAAATGTCCCGAGAAGAAAGAAGATCCCGATGGTTATCAGGATGAAGACGGTTGTCCCGACCTCGATAATGACCTCGATGGAATACCTGATGATAAGGACAAGTGTCCAAACGCGCCGGAAACATTCAATGGATATGAGGATGAAGACGGTTGTCCGGATGAAAGACCGATAAAGCAGAAGTTCATTCTAAAGGGTGTACATTTTGAGAGCGGATCTTCCAAATTAACACCGGATTCATATTCTGTCCTCGACCGTGTTGTAAAGACTTTGAAGGCCTATCCCGAAGTGAAGGTGGAAATTCGAGGTTATACGGACAGTGTGGGAAGTTGGGAGGCGAATCTAAAGCTTTCGGAAAAGCGCGCAAATTCCGTGAAAGAATATTTGCTTAATTCAGGTCTCGCTTCAGACAGGTTGGTTACTGAGGGGTATGGTGAAGCTGATCCGGTAGAATCTAATGAAACTGCCGAAGGAAGAGCTTCCAACAGGCGGATAGAATTTCATAGATTGAATTAG
- the uvrA gene encoding excinuclease ABC subunit UvrA → MDKIIIKGARQNNLKSINLNLPRRKVISITGVSGSGKSSLAFDTIYAEGQRRYIESISTYARQFIEKLEKPDIDSMEGISPTIAIRRKNSVKSARSTVGTSTEIYDCLRLLFARIGKIVCPDCREEVKSYSPSDVSDEVLKRFNGSRVYILMPKGNINKDTWGKNRSYLISRGFSRLFTSRGSVRIDDLDPASYEGEDLFVLIDRIKAVRENSGRIVEAVELAYREHSGLVEVVNTDNGTKLKFSSNPLCSVCGRSFEKPTPQFFSFNNPYGACPDCRGYGNRMEFSEKMIVPDPDKSIMERAVDPWARDRFEYFFMLLIEFCKRKEIPVDIPFYKLEPRHKDLIFKGKGDYPGVIPFLEKMREKSYKKGHRFFTRRYMSFTVCRTCGGTRLRQETEYVKLSGFSISDIVRMTPGEIINVINKMKFSEREKIISRDLINELISRLEFMIDVGLGYLTMDRLSRTLSGGEAQRINLANSMGANLVDSVYILDEPSVGLHASDNKRLINVMKKLKKLGNTVIVVEHDPDIIRASDYLVDLGPEPGSRGGEVLCSEYIELLKGKKYPRSKTLDYIFGNVKRIKKESKPRERNGAITLRGVSEHNLKDIEVKIPLGNLVVVSGISGSGKSSLVVDVLYNVMKNKRLSDINIGDWKLDGRIDDTVLVDQKPVGSTPRSNPVTYIKGFSYIRELFSRQDKAVRRGYEPGRFSFNKPEGRCPRCSGMGYRRVEMHFMADIFVPCEECGGKRYNRDTLEIMYKGKNISEILDLTVDEAIIFFDKIPKLGEKLWILSEVGLGYLRLGQPSNTLSGGESQRIKIARELSESKDEINLYIMDEPTTGLHMSDIENLLRVFDSLVDSGHTLVVIEHNMDVIRWADWIIDLGPGGGENGGFVTASGLPSDIMKSNKSKTGKYLKKYLGK, encoded by the coding sequence ATGGATAAGATAATAATAAAGGGCGCTAGACAGAATAATCTAAAGAGTATTAACCTTAATTTACCAAGAAGAAAGGTTATATCTATTACCGGTGTCTCCGGTTCCGGGAAATCTTCCCTTGCTTTTGATACTATATACGCGGAGGGACAGCGAAGATATATTGAGTCAATTTCCACTTACGCGAGACAGTTTATAGAAAAACTCGAAAAACCTGATATCGACAGCATGGAAGGGATAAGCCCGACTATAGCTATTCGGAGAAAGAACTCAGTTAAAAGTGCCCGGTCGACTGTGGGAACATCGACAGAGATATACGATTGTCTCAGACTGCTTTTTGCGAGAATTGGAAAGATTGTATGTCCCGACTGCCGAGAAGAAGTCAAATCCTATTCGCCGAGTGATGTCTCTGACGAGGTGTTGAAGAGATTCAATGGGAGCAGGGTCTACATATTGATGCCGAAAGGAAATATCAACAAGGATACCTGGGGGAAAAACAGAAGTTATTTAATTTCCAGGGGTTTTTCGAGATTGTTCACTTCCAGAGGCAGTGTGAGGATAGATGATTTAGATCCAGCAAGTTATGAGGGGGAGGATCTATTTGTCCTGATCGACAGAATTAAGGCTGTTCGAGAGAATTCGGGCCGTATTGTCGAAGCGGTTGAACTCGCTTACCGCGAGCATTCAGGGTTGGTTGAGGTGGTAAATACAGATAATGGCACTAAATTGAAGTTCTCCAGTAATCCCTTGTGTTCAGTATGCGGTAGAAGTTTTGAAAAACCCACCCCGCAATTTTTCTCTTTTAATAATCCATATGGAGCTTGTCCGGATTGCAGGGGATATGGAAACCGTATGGAATTTTCTGAAAAAATGATCGTACCTGATCCTGATAAATCTATTATGGAGAGGGCTGTTGATCCCTGGGCGAGAGACAGATTCGAATATTTTTTCATGTTACTTATTGAATTCTGTAAAAGAAAGGAAATACCGGTAGATATTCCTTTTTACAAACTTGAACCGCGCCATAAGGATCTTATTTTCAAAGGTAAAGGGGACTATCCGGGTGTTATACCTTTTCTGGAAAAAATGAGAGAAAAGTCTTATAAAAAGGGGCACAGATTCTTTACAAGAAGGTATATGTCTTTTACTGTATGCCGCACTTGCGGCGGAACCAGGCTGAGACAGGAAACAGAGTACGTGAAATTGTCCGGCTTTTCAATAAGTGATATTGTTCGAATGACTCCCGGAGAGATAATCAACGTTATTAACAAAATGAAATTTTCAGAAAGGGAAAAGATCATTTCCAGAGATCTTATAAATGAACTTATTTCAAGATTGGAGTTTATGATAGATGTCGGCCTGGGATATTTGACGATGGACAGACTTTCCAGAACCCTTTCGGGCGGTGAAGCGCAGAGAATAAATTTGGCCAATTCAATGGGAGCTAATCTTGTCGACTCGGTATATATCCTTGATGAACCTTCCGTGGGACTTCACGCCTCTGATAATAAGCGTTTGATCAATGTGATGAAAAAGCTTAAAAAATTGGGTAATACCGTAATAGTCGTGGAGCATGATCCGGATATTATCCGCGCGTCAGATTATCTTGTTGATCTAGGACCTGAACCCGGCAGCCGGGGGGGCGAAGTTTTATGCAGCGAATATATAGAACTACTTAAAGGCAAGAAGTATCCTCGTTCTAAAACGCTTGATTATATTTTCGGTAATGTAAAGAGAATAAAGAAAGAATCGAAGCCCAGAGAACGAAACGGAGCTATAACCCTGAGAGGTGTTTCAGAACATAATTTGAAGGATATCGAAGTTAAGATTCCCCTTGGCAATCTTGTAGTTGTAAGCGGGATTTCAGGTTCGGGGAAAAGCTCATTGGTGGTTGATGTTTTATATAATGTAATGAAAAATAAACGGCTTTCTGATATTAATATCGGTGATTGGAAATTAGACGGTAGAATCGATGATACTGTTCTTGTTGATCAAAAGCCGGTTGGCAGCACTCCCCGTTCGAATCCCGTAACATACATAAAAGGTTTTTCCTATATCAGAGAACTGTTTTCCAGGCAGGATAAAGCAGTCAGGAGAGGGTATGAACCGGGAAGATTCAGTTTCAATAAGCCGGAAGGAAGGTGTCCCCGCTGTAGCGGAATGGGATATAGAAGAGTTGAAATGCATTTTATGGCTGATATCTTTGTTCCCTGTGAGGAGTGCGGCGGTAAGCGATACAACAGAGATACACTTGAAATTATGTATAAGGGAAAGAATATCAGTGAGATATTGGATTTGACAGTTGATGAAGCAATAATTTTCTTTGATAAAATCCCGAAGCTTGGCGAGAAACTATGGATATTATCCGAAGTTGGATTGGGTTATCTAAGGCTGGGACAGCCCTCAAACACGTTGTCCGGAGGTGAATCGCAGAGGATTAAGATTGCCAGGGAACTTTCAGAATCAAAAGATGAGATAAATCTCTACATTATGGATGAACCCACAACAGGTTTGCATATGAGTGATATTGAGAATCTATTGAGGGTTTTTGATAGTCTGGTTGATTCAGGTCATACACTTGTTGTAATAGAACACAATATGGATGTCATAAGATGGGCTGACTGGATTATTGATCTTGGACCCGGGGGCGGTGAGAATGGAGGTTTTGTTACGGCATCCGGGTTACCCAGTGATATAATGAAATCAAACAAGTCGAAGACCGGTAAATATTTGAAAAAATATCTCGGGAAATAA
- a CDS encoding response regulator, which yields MRANKILIVEDDEDIVETLKYSLELRGFEVDAVFDGLHALRKARRRKFDLMLLDIMLPGKNGYEVSRILKDEMDEGKINPFKIVVLTARRVNSAEREDFLATWSKADEYMYKPFELEDLVERIDYHTGEKSRISGV from the coding sequence ATGCGGGCGAATAAAATATTAATTGTAGAGGATGATGAAGATATTGTTGAAACTCTAAAGTACAGTTTGGAACTCAGAGGATTCGAAGTTGATGCCGTCTTTGATGGACTGCACGCTTTGAGGAAAGCCAGAAGGAGAAAATTCGATCTTATGCTTCTGGATATTATGTTGCCCGGAAAGAACGGATATGAGGTTTCAAGGATACTCAAAGATGAAATGGATGAAGGAAAGATAAATCCTTTCAAGATTGTTGTGCTTACGGCCAGAAGGGTTAATAGTGCCGAAAGGGAAGATTTCCTCGCTACCTGGTCAAAAGCGGACGAATATATGTACAAACCCTTTGAACTGGAAGATCTAGTGGAGAGAATAGATTATCATACCGGGGAGAAATCCCGGATTTCAGGAGTGTAA
- a CDS encoding DUF1844 domain-containing protein: MNENVGEDHNREGYLFHHLVAMFQSLALQQMGKLINPISGEVEGDLQQAKITIDMLEMIQMKTEGNLEENEKQLLDRIIMELQMNYVEALKTKDIEDESENAEDVEEDEEEDENKTEKESESKSESESKEEKESKE; encoded by the coding sequence ATGAATGAAAATGTAGGTGAAGATCATAATAGAGAGGGATATTTATTTCACCATCTTGTCGCGATGTTTCAAAGCCTCGCCTTGCAGCAGATGGGGAAATTAATTAATCCCATTAGCGGAGAAGTGGAAGGAGATTTGCAACAGGCCAAGATAACGATAGATATGCTAGAGATGATACAGATGAAAACAGAAGGAAATTTGGAAGAAAACGAAAAACAGCTTCTTGATAGAATAATTATGGAATTGCAGATGAATTATGTTGAAGCCTTGAAAACAAAGGACATAGAGGACGAAAGCGAGAATGCTGAAGACGTTGAAGAGGATGAAGAAGAGGACGAAAATAAAACCGAAAAAGAATCAGAATCAAAATCAGAATCAGAATCAAAAGAAGAAAAGGAGAGCAAAGAATAA
- the mazG gene encoding nucleoside triphosphate pyrophosphohydrolase, protein MKKKKNTISDEINKLRATLNALREPGGCPWDREQSIDDLTSYLIDEAYELQSAVKSKIASKIEEELGDTLYILIFIHLLHNQNREVSLSEIIRRVHKKIIDRHPHVFGSSSANNTRESLAHWERAKRKERKGKSQMDSLPEQLPPLRRAAAIQRKAANIGFDWVNYEGVINKLYEEIEELKTAIESGEQEKITEELGDIFFTVTNLSGRLNVDPEISIREAADKFTARFKIMESLSMDMGIELSDLDIDQLEHLWQKSKKLM, encoded by the coding sequence ATGAAAAAGAAAAAAAACACAATTTCTGATGAAATAAATAAACTTAGGGCAACCTTGAATGCTCTCAGAGAACCCGGCGGATGCCCCTGGGACAGAGAGCAATCCATTGATGACCTCACATCTTACCTTATCGATGAAGCTTATGAGCTTCAAAGCGCCGTAAAAAGTAAAATAGCAAGTAAAATAGAAGAGGAACTAGGGGATACTCTTTATATTTTGATTTTTATCCATCTACTACACAACCAGAACAGAGAAGTTTCGCTGTCAGAAATCATCCGCAGGGTCCACAAAAAAATAATCGATCGCCATCCCCACGTCTTTGGTTCATCCAGCGCGAATAACACAAGGGAGAGTCTCGCTCACTGGGAACGGGCAAAAAGAAAGGAAAGAAAAGGGAAATCACAGATGGATTCTCTGCCGGAACAACTTCCCCCCTTAAGAAGGGCGGCAGCTATTCAGCGGAAAGCGGCTAACATAGGCTTTGACTGGGTAAACTATGAAGGTGTCATAAACAAACTCTACGAAGAAATTGAAGAGCTTAAAACCGCTATAGAATCGGGCGAACAGGAAAAAATAACAGAAGAGCTGGGGGATATATTCTTCACTGTAACTAACCTGTCGGGCCGTCTTAACGTCGACCCCGAAATATCAATTAGAGAAGCCGCTGATAAATTTACGGCAAGGTTCAAAATTATGGAATCATTATCCATGGATATGGGAATTGAACTCTCAGACCTCGATATTGACCAACTCGAACATCTTTGGCAAAAGAGCAAAAAACTCATGTAA